A region of Solanum dulcamara chromosome 7, daSolDulc1.2, whole genome shotgun sequence DNA encodes the following proteins:
- the LOC129896136 gene encoding uncharacterized protein LOC129896136 — MKRRIISKFLQPKPKIEHNSSIWFKKLRTLHRRHKSKKPAGASGVEMEPTNLQNLNSNEVERESTDLQILNASEVETDGPALNSDVIVIGDNEKENDYKSEDDDIELQQILFYSAQFHSGKNLESISNNSTGKKVVETKHSVINLENSIREKGESSCTFCEICEDAFPQPNTLIQGTNCDHHYCEECIQNYIGKEINKDINNVLMKCPVSDCMGILDLESIVPVEFLIRVGDAFRETQVLASPMVVDCPFMDCTGTFVDDKRAYPIRACPKCWRIFCIKCRDLHLGMTCEDYEYKRQLNFFYWKQLGGYHDEQEGGGGGEEDGEETP; from the coding sequence ATGAAGCGTCGTATCATATCCAAATTTTTGCAGCCGAAGCCAAAGATTGAACACAATAGCAGTATATGGTTTAAGAAGTTGCGCACACTCCACAGAAGGCATAAATCTAAGAAACCTGCTGGTGCCAGTGGTGTCGAAATGGAACCAACGAATTTGCAAAACTTGAATTCCAACGAAGTCGAAAGGGAATCAACAGATTTGCAAATCTTGAATGCCAGTGAAGTGGAAACTGATGGTCCGGCGCTGAATTCTGATGTCATCGTCATCGGTGATAACGAAAAGGAGAATGACTATAAGAGCGAAGATGATGATATCGAGTTGCAACAAATTCTCTTCTATTCAGCTCAGTTTCATTCAGGTAAGAACTTGGAATCAATCTCTAATAACTCCACTGGTAAGAAAGTTGTAGAAACGAAGCATTCTGTTATTAATCTGGAGAATAGTATTCGTGAAAAGGGGGAATCTTCATGTACTTTCTGTGAAATCTGTGAAGATGCATTTCCGCAGCCAAACACATTGATTCAGGGCACCAATTGCGATCATCATTACTGTGAAGAATGCATACAGAATTATATAggtaaagaaatcaacaaggaTATTAATAATGTGCTGATGAAGTGCCCTGTTTCCGATTGCATGGGAATTTTGGATCTCGAATCAATAGTGCCAGTTGAATTTCTTATTCGAGTAGGAGATGCATTTCGAGAAACGCAAGTTCTGGCTTCGCCAATGGTTGTTGATTGCCCTTTTATGGATTGTACTGGGACATTCGTTGATGACAAAAGGGCATATCCGATTAGGGCATGTCCCAAGTGCTGGAGAATTTTCTGTATCAAATGTAGAGATTTGCATTTGGGAATGACATGTGAGGATTATGAGTATAAAAGGCAATTGAATTTCTTCTACTGGAAGCAACTTGGAGGATATCATGATGaacaagaaggaggaggaggaggagaagaagatggGGAGGAAACTCCATGA
- the LOC129893848 gene encoding E3 ubiquitin-protein ligase RSL1-like, translating into MAGLDYVDEFYFSALFDHEEQLFPISDEMYAEELQLQEALYSAATISVFNKFKSVKREPGESSGTFCTICTNNKLANEMFVTGTCSHSFCVNCVTKYVTRKVVQENVSVIKCPDIACTAVIKPKFWREIVPKEVLDRLENAMSAESLFSGSMKLHCPYKGCSAMLVVDGSENVIDSECPNCHRLFCAQCNVSWHEGFECKEFQRLGRSNEKGKEDVMLMGIAKNKKWRRCPKCKCYVEKGDGCLQLTCRCRHSFCYRCGLDHSSRHICAT; encoded by the exons ATGGCGGGATTAGACTATGTGGACGAATTTTATTTCTCAGCATTATTTGATCATGAGGAGCAATTGTTTCCAATTTCAGATGAAATGTATGCTGAGGAATTGCAATTGCAAGAGGCCTTATATTCCGCAGCCACAATTTCAGTATTCAATAAGTTTAAAAGTGTTAAGAGGGAACCCGGAGAATCTTCTGGAACATTCTGCACTATCTGTACAAACAACAAACTCGCAAACGAAATGTTCGTGACTGGGACTTGTTCACATTCTTTCTGTGTAAACTGTGTTACCAAATATGTTACTAGAAAAGTAGTACAAGAAAATGTTAGCGTTATAAAGTGTCCAGATATTGCTTGTACAGCCGTAATTAAACCCAAGTTCTGGCGAGAAATTGTTCCTAAGGAAGTATTGGATCGATTGGAGAATGCTATGTCTGCAGAATCTCTGTTTTCGGGttcgatgaaattgcattgTCCTTACAAGGGCTGTTCGGCTATGTTGGTTGTTGATGGGAGTGAAAATGTGATAGACTCtgagtgtcctaattgccatcGATTGTTCTGTGCTCAGTGCAATGTGTCGTGGCATGAGGGATTTGAGTGCAAGGAGTTTCAGCGTTTGGGCAGATCAAACGAGAAAGGGAAAGAAGATGTGATGCTGATGGGAATTGCTAAGAACAAGAAGTGGAGGAGATGTCCTAAGTGCAAATGCTATGTTGAAAAGGGTGATGGCTGCTTGCAACTAACTTGCCG GTGTCGGCATTCATTTTGCTACCGCTGTGGATTGGACCACAGCTCTCGACATATTTGTGCAACTTAA